In a single window of the Papaver somniferum cultivar HN1 chromosome 8, ASM357369v1, whole genome shotgun sequence genome:
- the LOC113303975 gene encoding histone H2B.3-like gives MAPKVAEKKPAEKKPAEKKPAEEKKAEKAPAAKKPRAEKKLPSKDASSTDKKKKKSKKSVETYKIYIFKVLKQVHPDIGISSKAMGIMNSFINDIFEKLAAESSRLARYNKKPTITSREIQTAVRLVLPGELAKHAVSEGTKAVTKFTSS, from the coding sequence ATGGCGCCGAAAGTAGCAGAGAAGAAACCGGCAGAGAAGAAACCAGCAGAGAAGAAACCCGCCGAAGAAAAGAAAGCCGAGAAAGCACCAGCAGCAAAGAAACCCAGAGCTGAGAAGAAATTACCAAGCAAAGATGCTTCATCaacagataagaagaagaagaaatcaaagaaatcagTTGAGACTTACAAGATCTACATCTTCAAAGTTTTGAAACAAGTTCATCCTGATATTGGTATTTCAAGTAAAGCTATGGGAATCATGAACAGTTTCATCAatgatatctttgagaaattggCTGCTGAATCGTCGAGATTAGCGAGGTACAACAAGAAGCCAACCATTACTTCAAGGGAGATTCAGACTGCTGTTCGTCTTGTTCTTCCTGGTGAATTAGCTAAACATGCTGTTTCTGAGGGTACCAAAGCTGTTACTAAGTTCACTAGTTCTTAA
- the LOC113306715 gene encoding uncharacterized protein LOC113306715 isoform X1 — protein sequence MENDDDAITIRIQSAKNWLESLAKGQESTEIETKPLQNLYSIRVRRNLIHCNFIVPQSLSDGDGRWHVGAIATQIDVIGATVAYTSFGKHYVSVDFNISYFSTARVQEEMEIEAKVLGHKGNLSSVMVVIKKKENGDLVAIGKEWMSAFSNHPKSKM from the exons ATGGAAAACGACGATGATGCTATTACAATACGGATCCAGTCTGCCAAGAACTGGTTAGAAAGTCTAGCTAAGGGTCAAGAATCTACTGAGATAGAAACTAAACCCCTTCAAAATCTCTACTCTATTCGCGTCCGGAGAAACTTAATTCACTGCAATTTCATAGTGCCCCAAAGCTTATCT GATGGAGATGGGAGATGGCATGTAGGAGCAATTGCAACACAAATCGACGTTATTGGGGCTACTGTTGCATATACTTCCTTCGGAAAACACTACGTTTCTGTTGATTTCAATATTTCTTACTTCTCCACAGCAAGAGTTCAG GAAGAAATGGAGATTGAGGCAAAAGTATTGGGACATAAGGGGAATCTTTCTTCGGTGATGGTGGtgattaaaaagaaagaaaacggtGATTTGGTTGCTATAGGTAAAGAATGGATGTCTGCTTTTAGCAACCATCCTAAAAGTAAGATGTAA
- the LOC113306715 gene encoding uncharacterized protein LOC113306715 isoform X2, translating to MENDDDANTIPIQTAKDWLESLAKGQEAREIETQALQDLYSVRVWRGLIRCNFIVPQSLSDKDGNWHVGAIATLIDIIGATVEHTSFGKRHVSVDSNVSYFSTARVQEEVEIEAKGHKGNLSSVVVVIKKKENGDLVAIGKEWMSAFNHHPKSKM from the exons ATGGAAAACGACGACGATGCTAATACAATACCGATCCAGACTGCCAAGGACTGGTTAGAAAGTCTAGCTAAGGGTCAAGAAGCTAGGGAGATCGAAACTCAAGCCCTTCAAGATCTCTACTCTGTTCGCGTTTGGAGAGGCTTAATTCGTTGCAATTTCATAGTGCCCCAAAGCTTATCT GATAAAGATGGGAATTGGCATGTAGGAGCAATTGCAACCCTTATTGATATTATTGGTGCTACTGTTGAACATACTTCCTTTGGAAAACGCCATGTTTCTGTTGATTCCAATGTTTCTTACTTCTCCACAGCAAGAGTTCAG GAAGAGGTAGAGATCGAGGCTAAAGGACACAAGGGGAATCTATCTTCTGTGGTGGTAGtgattaaaaagaaagaaaatggtgATTTGGTTGCTATAGGTAAGGAATGGATGTCTGCATTTAATCACCATCCTAAAAGCAAGATGTAA